A section of the Mesorhizobium loti genome encodes:
- a CDS encoding alpha/beta hydrolase translates to MSKDAYIHKVLPGSPGGPMLFVFHGTGGDETQLLSPGRDLVPQATIISPRGDVSEHGAARFFRRTGEGVYDMDDLARGTSKMAEFVKAHVEAAKPSAVLGLGYSNGANILASVVFAEPGLFDATVLMHPLIPFEPKVEGNLAGRHILLTAGKRDPICPPNLTTRLEAYLRADGADVTVEWHEGGHEVRPNEIEAARRLFAGVAQGV, encoded by the coding sequence ATGAGCAAGGACGCTTACATCCACAAGGTGCTGCCCGGTTCGCCGGGCGGCCCCATGCTTTTCGTCTTCCACGGCACCGGCGGCGACGAGACCCAGCTTCTGTCGCCCGGGCGCGATCTCGTGCCCCAGGCCACCATCATCTCGCCGCGCGGCGATGTGTCGGAACACGGCGCGGCGCGCTTCTTCCGCCGCACCGGTGAGGGCGTCTACGACATGGACGACCTGGCGCGGGGGACAAGCAAGATGGCTGAATTCGTCAAGGCGCATGTCGAGGCGGCGAAGCCGTCGGCGGTGCTGGGCCTCGGCTATTCCAATGGCGCCAACATATTGGCGTCCGTGGTGTTCGCCGAGCCAGGTCTGTTCGACGCCACGGTGCTGATGCATCCGCTGATCCCGTTCGAACCGAAGGTGGAGGGCAACCTCGCCGGCCGGCACATCCTGCTGACCGCCGGCAAGCGCGATCCGATCTGCCCGCCGAACCTGACGACACGGCTCGAAGCCTATTTGCGTGCCGACGGCGCCGATGTCACAGTGGAGTGGCACGAAGGCGGGCACGAGGTGCGGCCAAATGAAATCGAGGCGGCGCGGCGGCTCTTTGCCGGTGTCGCTCAAGGAGTTTAG
- a CDS encoding GNAT family N-acetyltransferase — translation MPDQLPEIELEDRGSKGRYVLRGPGGAEAEMTFTKIGEHQIIIDHTEVPDAFRGQGAGLRLVTRAVEDARAAGKTIIPLCPFANAQFRRHPEWADVLKR, via the coding sequence ATGCCCGACCAACTGCCTGAGATCGAACTGGAAGACCGCGGCTCCAAGGGCCGCTATGTCCTGCGTGGCCCCGGAGGCGCCGAGGCCGAGATGACCTTCACCAAGATCGGCGAGCACCAGATCATCATCGACCATACCGAAGTGCCGGACGCGTTTCGCGGCCAGGGTGCCGGACTTCGGCTGGTCACCCGCGCCGTCGAGGATGCGCGCGCGGCGGGCAAGACGATCATTCCGCTTTGCCCGTTCGCCAACGCCCAGTTCCGCCGCCATCCGGAATGGGCCGACGTGCTGAAGCGGTAG
- a CDS encoding VOC family protein translates to MLDQIKGLHHVTSMAGDARQNNDFFTHKLGLRRVKKTVNFDAPDVYHLYYGDEVGTPGSVMTYFPFPNIGKGRRGVGEVGTTVYSVPQGTLAYWEKRFANEGVADVSREESFGEQRLRFAGPDGDGFALVEAKVDSRAPWVKGGVPADEAIRGFHSVALRLKDGGATEELLKFMGYEEIEKSGNVRRLAVKNGNGADVVDIESLPTAAFADLGAGSVHHVAFAVENRAKQLEVRKALMDTGYGVTPVIDRDYFWAIYFRTPGGVLFEVATNEPGFDKDEDTAHLGEALKLPTQHQHLRPYLEQHLQKLEG, encoded by the coding sequence ATGCTCGACCAGATCAAGGGCCTGCACCACGTCACCTCCATGGCTGGGGATGCGCGCCAGAACAATGACTTCTTCACCCACAAGCTCGGCCTGCGCCGGGTCAAGAAGACAGTCAACTTCGACGCGCCCGACGTCTACCACCTCTATTATGGCGACGAGGTCGGCACGCCCGGTTCGGTGATGACCTATTTTCCGTTTCCCAACATCGGCAAGGGCCGCCGCGGCGTCGGCGAAGTCGGCACCACGGTCTACTCCGTGCCGCAAGGCACGCTCGCCTATTGGGAAAAGCGCTTCGCCAACGAAGGCGTGGCGGATGTCTCCCGCGAGGAGAGCTTCGGTGAGCAACGGCTCAGATTTGCGGGTCCCGACGGCGACGGTTTCGCGCTTGTCGAAGCCAAGGTCGACAGCCGTGCGCCCTGGGTGAAGGGCGGTGTTCCGGCCGACGAAGCGATCCGTGGCTTCCACTCGGTCGCGCTTCGGCTGAAGGATGGCGGCGCCACCGAGGAGCTCTTGAAATTCATGGGCTACGAGGAGATCGAGAAATCAGGCAATGTCAGGCGGCTGGCCGTCAAGAACGGCAATGGCGCCGATGTCGTCGATATAGAATCGCTGCCGACCGCGGCCTTCGCCGATCTCGGCGCCGGCTCCGTCCACCACGTCGCCTTCGCCGTCGAGAACCGCGCCAAGCAGCTCGAAGTGCGCAAGGCGTTGATGGATACGGGTTATGGGGTGACGCCGGTGATCGATCGCGATTACTTCTGGGCGATCTATTTCCGCACGCCGGGCGGCGTGCTGTTCGAAGTCGCCACCAACGAGCCGGGGTTCGACAAGGACGAGGACACCGCGCATCTGGGCGAAGCGCTGAAGCTGCCGACGCAGCATCAGCATCTGCGGCCCTATCTCGAACAGCATCTGCAGAAGCTGGAAGGCTGA
- a CDS encoding dipeptidase — translation MTETDLVPVFDGHNDTLLRLYQSKNVDVEKLFVEGKSGGHIDLPRAKAGGFAGGMFAIFPPPVEKARRSAVPLAPSDSEPLPPEVPRADALNSTIAMASILFRLERAGALAVCRSAGDVRNAMAQGTVAAVFHIEGVEAIDPELTMLDVLHAAGLRSLGIVWSRPNAFGHGVPFRFPSSPDTGPGLTDAGKALVKACNELKIMIDLSHLNEKGFRDVAGLSDAPLVATHSNVHAICGHSRNLTDWQLGAIRESGGMVGLNFATGFLREDGRMNADTSLDVMVRHVDSLLQALGEDGVGLGSDFDGAMIPAVIGDVAGLPKLIDALAARGFGRALIEKIAYRNWLSMLERTIG, via the coding sequence ATGACCGAAACAGACCTCGTCCCCGTCTTCGACGGCCACAACGATACGTTGCTGCGCCTTTATCAGTCCAAGAACGTGGACGTCGAAAAGCTGTTCGTCGAGGGGAAATCGGGCGGTCACATCGACCTGCCGCGCGCGAAAGCCGGCGGCTTTGCCGGCGGTATGTTCGCGATCTTCCCGCCACCGGTCGAGAAGGCCAGGCGAAGCGCCGTGCCATTGGCGCCCAGCGACAGCGAGCCACTGCCGCCGGAGGTGCCGCGCGCCGATGCGCTCAATTCGACGATTGCGATGGCTTCGATCCTGTTCCGGCTGGAAAGGGCCGGGGCGCTTGCCGTCTGCCGCAGTGCCGGCGACGTGCGCAACGCCATGGCGCAAGGCACGGTTGCCGCCGTCTTCCACATCGAGGGCGTCGAGGCGATCGATCCCGAACTCACCATGCTCGATGTGCTGCATGCCGCCGGCCTGCGTTCGCTCGGCATCGTCTGGAGCCGTCCAAATGCCTTTGGCCACGGCGTGCCGTTCCGCTTTCCGTCCTCGCCGGACACGGGCCCGGGTCTGACCGATGCCGGCAAGGCGCTGGTCAAGGCCTGCAACGAGCTGAAGATCATGATCGATCTTTCGCATCTCAACGAAAAAGGCTTCCGCGATGTCGCCGGGCTCAGCGATGCGCCGTTGGTCGCCACGCATTCCAACGTGCATGCGATATGCGGCCACTCGCGCAATCTGACCGACTGGCAGCTCGGCGCGATCCGCGAGTCCGGCGGCATGGTCGGGCTGAACTTCGCCACCGGATTCCTGCGCGAGGATGGCCGCATGAACGCCGATACCAGCCTCGACGTCATGGTGCGCCATGTCGATTCCCTGCTGCAGGCGCTGGGTGAGGATGGCGTCGGCCTCGGCTCGGATTTCGACGGTGCGATGATCCCGGCCGTCATCGGCGACGTCGCCGGCCTGCCGAAGTTGATCGATGCGCTGGCCGCGCGTGGTTTTGGCCGTGCGCTGATCGAGAAGATCGCTTACCGCAATTGGTTGAGCATGCTTGAGCGCACGATAGGTTGA
- a CDS encoding alkaline phosphatase family protein, which translates to MTGKARRPNVLLITCDQWRGDCLSAAGHSVVKTPNADALAAEGVLFKRHYGGAAPCSPARACLYTGLYQMNNRVCRNGSPLDARHGNIALHARGLGYDPTLFGYTDVSLDPRLMSSGDPRLKSYEGVLPGFTVRQLLPEHQKQWLSWLKLHGIDTSAGSPDIHRPVDEEGDADAVTEAPPVYSKDHTPTAFLADEFIRWLGEQEQATPWFAHLSFISPHPPFIVPKPYNTLYDPADGPAFHRAESWRAEAQSHPYLAYDLGRQKRAKFRPGAAGRVHDWSEDDFRRIRAIYYGMISEVDAQLGRIWQAVKVSGAWDDTIIILTSDHAEMMGDHFMLGKGGYFDGSYHIPLIIRDPRHGKAAGTSIDRFTEAVDILPTLMDLLGETPKPHLDGCSLKPFLSGGTPASWRDAAHWEFDFRSIAGGEAEAHFGIASRQCNLAVIRTKKFKYVHFGGGLPPLLFNIETDPGELTNLATSPAHLSTRLEFAERLLAWRAEHLDQSLALAELTENGVVGHVSKAIRE; encoded by the coding sequence GTGACAGGAAAAGCCAGACGCCCCAACGTTCTCCTGATCACTTGCGACCAGTGGCGCGGCGATTGCCTGTCGGCCGCCGGCCACTCCGTGGTCAAGACACCGAATGCCGACGCGCTGGCCGCGGAAGGCGTGCTGTTCAAGCGTCACTATGGCGGCGCGGCGCCCTGCTCGCCGGCCCGTGCCTGCCTCTACACCGGCCTCTACCAGATGAACAACCGGGTCTGCCGCAACGGCTCGCCACTTGATGCCCGCCACGGCAACATCGCTCTGCACGCGCGCGGCCTTGGCTACGATCCGACCCTGTTCGGTTACACCGACGTGTCGCTCGATCCGCGCCTCATGAGTTCAGGCGATCCAAGGCTGAAAAGCTACGAAGGCGTACTGCCTGGATTCACCGTGCGGCAACTGCTGCCCGAGCACCAGAAGCAGTGGCTGTCCTGGCTGAAGCTGCACGGCATCGATACCAGCGCCGGATCTCCCGACATCCATCGTCCCGTGGACGAGGAAGGCGACGCCGACGCGGTGACCGAGGCGCCGCCGGTCTATTCGAAGGACCATACGCCGACGGCTTTCCTCGCCGATGAGTTCATCCGCTGGCTCGGCGAGCAGGAGCAGGCGACGCCCTGGTTCGCGCATCTCTCCTTCATCAGCCCGCATCCCCCCTTCATCGTGCCGAAGCCCTACAACACGCTATATGATCCGGCCGATGGCCCGGCGTTTCACCGTGCGGAGAGCTGGCGGGCTGAAGCTCAGAGCCATCCGTACCTCGCCTATGATCTTGGCCGCCAGAAACGCGCGAAGTTCCGTCCCGGCGCGGCAGGCAGGGTGCACGACTGGAGCGAGGATGATTTCCGCCGCATCCGGGCGATTTATTACGGCATGATCTCGGAGGTCGACGCACAGCTTGGCCGCATCTGGCAGGCAGTCAAGGTTTCAGGTGCCTGGGACGACACCATCATCATTCTCACCTCGGATCACGCCGAGATGATGGGCGACCATTTCATGCTGGGCAAGGGCGGCTATTTCGATGGCAGCTACCACATTCCGCTGATCATTCGCGATCCGCGGCATGGCAAGGCTGCCGGCACCAGCATCGATCGCTTCACCGAAGCCGTAGACATCCTGCCCACGCTTATGGACCTGCTTGGCGAGACGCCCAAACCGCATCTCGACGGATGTTCGCTGAAACCATTCCTGAGCGGCGGAACCCCGGCCAGCTGGCGCGATGCCGCGCACTGGGAATTCGATTTCCGGTCGATCGCAGGCGGCGAGGCCGAGGCGCATTTCGGCATTGCCTCACGCCAGTGCAATCTGGCGGTCATCCGGACCAAGAAATTCAAATATGTGCATTTTGGCGGCGGCCTGCCGCCATTGCTTTTCAACATCGAGACAGACCCTGGCGAACTGACCAACCTCGCCACCAGCCCCGCACATCTGTCCACCCGCCTGGAATTCGCCGAGCGGCTTCTCGCCTGGCGGGCCGAACATCTCGACCAGTCACTGGCGCTGGCGGAGTTGACGGAAAATGGCGTGGTTGGCCATGTGAGCAAGGCAATAAGGGAATAG